The sequence ttaATAGAAAATACtgggtttgcagctggcattaagCCCTTTCTGTGGACCGTGCaaaaagaaaatgaagataaaaacagcatctttagtactaAGTAATGCTCGCATGTGGATAAGCCTTATgtcttttgccaccacaccaaagaagactcgtgacaccataacggaataatgttatatttattaaaatataacaaatattaaacttcagccaATTACATCCAAATATCCAAAGTGAACTTGCTTCGGGCAGGTTAGGATAAACCTAACTGAAAGGGAGTATTCAGTTAGTGCAACGAGCTGcaaccagaatgttaactggggctggttacagggaccatacaactcccctgctgcaacagctccactggctgccagtctgtttccggacacaattcaaagtgctggttatgacctataaagccctatacggcttaggtccaggctatttgtcagactgtatctccctatatgaacctgcccaggccctgagatcttcagaagagacccttctcacgatcctaacaccttcacaagtgcgactggtgggaacatgagatagggccttttcggtggctgcccctaggctgtggaactccctccctagggaggcaagaatggcctcctctgtgcagtccttccgctgacagctaaagacttttttcttccggcaggcctttggaactgaaggttttaagggtagtgactgaagaggatgctgtatgttgttgttttacttgtatgctcctacaCTAGGTTgcattggttttaacatcttaatagtttaatcctgtttgaatgctgattttatatgtttacatgttttatatttttataggttcttaatgatatgtacttatctTTATCTGGAAgatgccttgagttccagtttggaaaaagggcggggtataaataataataataataataataatattccctccagtcccctgggcatgtcagacTCAAtggactgtgactccccagccaaggatgtgggaaaactgctTCCTTGCTAGCAGATCCAAGTATGTGTTTCCAGCCTCCACAGCCTGGCCCCGCTGTACGGGTGTTCACCATTCTGTGCAAGCTGGTGCCACAAGGAcacacccagatccccaccagtcatTCAGCACTGGTAGTTCCCTTTAACAACATGCCCCCTTCTACTttgtccccaccttcctcacctgcccaaattccatgccacaagaggggatcagctacccaaagaaaacaaagcactCAAAACCCCACCTAAGATCTTCCTAAAACAAATCACATCACCTCTCCAAGCGATTATACCCATCATCTCGGAAGAGGTGCGGGCTATGGAACTGGATCCTGTCATGGTAATAAATACCCCCCCGAGAGTCATAAACCAACTATCCCACCTTGTATTGACCCCCCACTGGGACCTGTTGATTCTATTGGGATGAAGAGCACCCCTTTGTGCTCAAAGATATGTgattaacccaataacacatacactgaaagtaaaataaagagtggttttattaagagaaggaacaaggaaaaatattgcagtttacaattgcagttaacaatgagtagttttctaactattattcattcattcattcagcaacactggatagactaaagcaaagagactagccctataaacacgtTTACATTAAGCTcatccacacagaaagaaagaaaaaaggaaagaaaaaggcccagatagttgcatatacctttcctggagagttgctgcaagcctaaagctgagagagagagactttcgtatctagcccaatgagcaaaagctccaccctttgtaaccagcgccagatttgaaagttcacccaaatccatagctctgaaattgtcccaaagatgctagcgtgcgttgataagaaaagcagttgttgcagccccccagaagaggaactgaactccccttctcactcctcatgttttataccttttcctaactaaactgaccccaaagtaaacccaaagtaaatgtgatcagcaaggtgggaacccactcatttcctgataagttcccagatggtaggtgtgatctccctgctgtagattcctgatgattccccaaggttaagattatcataatccttgtgtaaaacagtttctttgtttgacaggagtttatcctgtcttctccaaaggcttagaaatgcacaacacctcctagtttgaaaggagctattcttactgggtgatatgtactcagaggtcacagaggggctgtttcccaggaatctttgctgttgtaggccttttcaaactctggttcactgagatgaatcaaagattaaaaattccaaatatttgatacctcataacatAAATGTCTTGGCTCATAATGACAGCCAGAACGATGAAGTTTAACTGGCAAAAGAGCATTTCCTTTAAACTTACATGGAATACACTACCTTTCTCTGAGTCTTTTAAAGCCTCATAGAAATTCTGAGAggcaggatttttatttattcacaTTAAAGTAAAATATCTATTATCCCCTGTAAAGATGATATTGCATAGGCatatatcattttatttatttatttatttttgcattatACATGGAGCAGAAATATGAAGCTAGATAATCTAATACAGCATTTTAAAAGTCAAATAAAGAATTTGGGagtacaaacagaactaagtatataaaataaaaatcaatatggagATGATAAACGAAGGTCTATCCAAAACCTTTATCTCTGCAATGCCACCACCCAGAATTACCTCTATAAatcaatatatacatatatatctataaatattttaatattagtttatgtatttatttttctaattactttattatttaataataataaaattattctatatataacaaaataaataaaaaagcaattagACACCCCCCTTCCATACAACTTGCACCTCCCCCCTCACAATAAGTGGCCAGACATGAAAGGAGCAAAAGGAACGATGGGAGGGGCAATCTAAGGGGAGGGGGTAAAAGACCCAACTCCAAACAACACCCCAAGAGGGGTGGGGGATTacgcagcagactgagcagatgGGGGGGCTTAACAAAGGCTACTAACAAACAAGGCTGGGGGTGTGCTTGCACAAAGCACATACATAAAAGGCCCACTCGAGCAAGACAGCGGAAGTTGTTTCAAGCTGGAAGAACTGAAAGAACATGTTCAGCAGCTCTTGAAAATAAAGGAAGAAAGATTGGAAGAGTTTCTTAAATTGAGGAGAGAAATCAGATGGTATAATAAAGAAATGGGGCATATACCGGATGGGACGTTGGAAAAGGATATATTAAGTGATGAAGAAGAATGTATTTGCCTCACAAAGAAGAAGCTTGAGGATCTGCAACTGCTTGTTCATCAGTTGCAGGCCAAGAAAGACTTTCTGATTGCCAGCAAGGAGGATCTGGTGAAAGAGGTGCAACTTTTGTGGGACCAACTTCAATGGCCAGGAGAAAAGCAAGAGCAGCTCACAAAAATGACAAGCAAATGTTCCATCACTGAAGCAGTAAAGATGTGGGAAGAGGAGTTGTTTAACCTGGAAGAGCTGAAGAAAGAGAGTTTAAAAGAAATTACTTTGAAAGTCAGGCAAGAGCTTGAGAATTATTGGAAAAAACGTTTTTATGCTGATGAACAAAGATCTACATTTCAGGCCTTTTATAATGACAATTTCTCAGAAGTACTGCTGAATCAACATGATGAAGAACTTCTGAAAATGAAAGATGTTTATGAGAAAAGCAAGCATATATATGACAGTGTTCACAAATGGGAAGCAATCTGGAATCGATTTATTGAACTGGAGAAAAAATCAACAGATCCAAGTAGACTTCTAAACAGAGGGGGTAACTTACTCAAAGATGAAAGGGAAAGATCAAAGATTCAAAATAAATTGTTAAAGTTGGGAGAAGAACTGACGAAAAGTATTGCAAACTGGGAGAAGGAAAATGACTCGTGCTTCCTTATTAAtaaccagaggtttctggactcCATGGCCCATCAACTGGAACATCACAAAGTTAAAGAAGACCAACCTAAATTTTCATTGAGGATGAATGAATCTGCAACTCCCAAAAGAGCTGTTAAAAGACCTGCAGCCGTGAACACTCCAACTCCTAGCAAGATGCGCAAGATAGCCTCTAACCTAACTGTACTGAAAGCAACCAGCTGCATTAACATAGGAGCGAACGTTGCTGTTGCTGGTAAACAGCCAGTTCAAACAAAGAAATAACTTTCTGTgcaaagcagcaacagcaggattCTCAGTTCTACATTCAAGGAGAATTTAAATGAATGAGCCCATAAAGATTTCAGCTGATACAAGGCTCATTGAAGAAAGAGcagtattaaaaaatatatacattctgGACAGCTCTTGCAAGATAGTAACATGCAAGAATGCAAACCCGTCAAAACACTGATGACAGTAaatttccaaaaagaaaaagaggaaatgtcTTTTGATAACCCCATGCTATATAGGAGCATTATTGGAAAATTGCTCTACATTGCAAAAGTTAACAGACCTGACATATGCAATACAGTGGGTGTTTTGAGTAGAAGAGTAGAAAAACCAGCCCAAAAGGACTGGAATAGTGTTAAAAGACTACTCAGATATTTAAAGGGTACTCTACATGAATGTTTGTGTTTATCAGCTACTGGAAATAATGACTTAATATGCTATGTTGATGCTGACCATGCAGCAGATGAAATATGCAGGAAATCAACCTCAGGCATTGTAATACAATATCATGGCTCGTTAATAGATTGGCATAGCATAAAACAAGGAGTGGTTGCTATATCAAGCATAGAAGCTGAATATATAAGTCTATCAGCTGCATGCAATACGCTTCTCTGGTTTAAACAATTAACCTCTGACGTAAAGATAGATGTAAAAACACCTTTCACGGTATATGAAGATAATCAAGCGTGTATCAAGTTGGCAAATACAGATACAGGGACTAATAGAACTAAGCACGTCCATATTCGGTACCATCATGTAAGAGACTGTGTACAACAATGTCTCATAACCCTACGTTACTGTTCCACTAATATGATGATTGCTGACATATTCACTAAACCTCTTACCGCAGAAAAACATGAGGAATTTATGAGACAGCTGGGCATGGTTAACAAACAGTAATAATGTACAACACCTCTGTTCCATTGTAAAGAGGAGGGGTATGTTAATGTATGTAtatctgtgtgtttgttttacaaaggaacctttgcattttaataataataataataaaatcttatttctaggccgcctatctggccgaattaacggccactctaggcggcgtacatagactaaaatataacatataatacaaaacaaaaccccagtagtctatagacatcccgagcagcaggttcacgcacacatacacacacacggtctctggccccttcagcagttgctgcttttgtagctggagagagacagggccccgcccttccaggccaggtggaaatcagccagaaatgcagggagcaggtcttgcagaaactcacacaggtagatggtctttggccccttcagcagttgctgtttttgtagctggagagagacagggccccacccttccaggccaggtggaaatcagccagaaatgcagggagcaggtcttgcagaaactcacacaggtagatggtctctggccccttcagcagttgctgcttttgtagctggggagagacagggccccacccttccaggccaggtggaaatcaggcagaaatgcagggagcaggtcttgcagaaactcacacaggtagatggtctttggccccttcagcagttgctgtttttgtagctggagagagacagggccccgcccttccaggccaggtggaaatcagccagaaatgcagggagcaggtcttgcagaaactcacacaggtagatggtctctggccccttcagcagttgctgcttttgtagctggggagagacagggccccacccttccaggccaggtggaaatcagccagaaatgcagggagcaggtcttgcagaaactcacacaggtagatggtctctggccccttcagcagctgctgcttttgtagctggggAGAGaaagggccccgcccttccaggccaggtggaaatcagccagaaatgcagggagcaggtcttgcagaaactcacacaggtagatggtctctggccccttcagcagctgctgcttttgtagctggggAGAGACAggaccccgcccttccaggccaggtggaaatcagccagaaatgcagggagcaggtcttgcagaaact is a genomic window of Rhineura floridana isolate rRhiFlo1 chromosome 1, rRhiFlo1.hap2, whole genome shotgun sequence containing:
- the LOC133376625 gene encoding protein regulator of cytokinesis 1-like; translated protein: MWENCFLASRSNTYIKGPLEQDSGSCFKLEELKEHVQQLLKIKEERLEEFLKLRREIRWYNKEMGHIPDGTLEKDILSDEEECICLTKKKLEDLQLLVHQLQAKKDFLIASKEDLVKEVQLLWDQLQWPGEKQEQLTKMTSKCSITEAVKMWEEELFNLEELKKESLKEITLKVRQELENYWKKRFYADEQRSTFQAFYNDNFSEVLLNQHDEELLKMKDVYEKSKHIYDSVHKWEAIWNRFIELEKKSTDPSRLLNRGGNLLKDERERSKIQNKLLKLGEELTKSIANWEKENDSCFLINNQRFLDSMAHQLEHHKVKEDQPKFSLRMNESATPKRAVKRPAAVNTPTPSKMRKIASNLTVLKATSCINIGANVAVAGKQPVQTKK